One Salvelinus fontinalis isolate EN_2023a chromosome 11, ASM2944872v1, whole genome shotgun sequence DNA window includes the following coding sequences:
- the LOC129865052 gene encoding nectin-1-like isoform X2, translating to MPMKNQTYFWVLVDLFLMLTQTGVGIRVISYNGRPTVTQGQHADLTCELIETDEELIQISWQKSTRGYRANHNFFLITPSHGPSHVKGQGDRVGFIGNTTALVGSIRLGHVSLTDEGVYTCIFTVFPSGPYKAEIHLNVQIPPVISVAVETPPVVAEGQESILATCTAANAKPPADVRWSTASARQPLSLTTSTNTTLNPDDTATVRVHLKGEPSRVMHQQEVQCLVNHTTLSQQKVVPYEIDIHYPPNSVKIILHESAPQAPAFQCLVDANPPPTEFTWKRLNRSNLSETRGLLELMKVGPDFSGLYSCEVSNPYGAASGFLYVHKEPTQFVGAWTLQGVESVPQGCWPTLTPMLPTVVSSWLDVLWVVDHS from the exons ATGCCAATGAAGAATCAAACATATTTCTGGGTTCTGGTGGACCTCTTTCTCATGCTGACTCAGACTGGAGTTG GTATCAGAGTCATCTCTTACAATGGCCGCCCAACAGTGACCCAGGGACAACACGCAGACTTGACCTGTGAGCTcatagagacagatgaggagcTCATCCAGATCTCATGGCAGAAGAGTACCAGGGGTTACCGTGCCAACCACAACTTCTTCCTCATCACCCCTAGCCATGGTCCATCACATGTCAAGGGGCAGGGGGACAGGGTGGGCTTCATTGGGAACACCACTGCGCTGGTGGGCTCTATCCGACTGGGGCATGTGTCCCTGACTGATGAGGGCGTCTACACTTGCATCTTTACAGTGTTCCCCAGTGGGCCATACAAGGCAGAGATCCACCTCAATGTCCAAA TTCCTCCTGTGATTTCGGTTGCTGTGGAGACTCCACCCGTGGTTGCTGAGGGGCAGGAGAGCATCTTGGCCACATGCACAGCGGCTAACGCCAAGCCCCCTGCAGATGTACGGTGGAGCACGGCCAGTGCAAGACAACCACTGAGTCTGACAACCTCAACCAACACTACACTGAACCCAGACGACACCGCCACGGTGAGGgtccacctgaagggagagccCTCCAGGGTCATGCACCAACAGGAGGTTCAGTGCCTGGTGAACCACACCACTCTGAGCCAGCAGAAGGTCGTTCCCTACGAGATAGATATACACT ATCCTCCAAATTCGGTCAAAATCATCCTTCATGAGAGCGCACCCCAGGCACCAGCGTTTCAGTGTTTAGTAGACGCCAACCCCCCTCCAACAGAGTTCACATGGAAGAG ACTGAATAGATCAAATCTCAGTGAGACCAGGGGCTTGTTGGAGTTAATGAAGGTGGGCCCTGACTTCAGTGGTCTGTACAGCTGTGAGGTGTCCAACCCATACGGAGCAGCATCTGGTTTCCTGTATGTGCATAAAG aaccgactcaattcgtcggggcatggactctacagggtgtggaaagcgttccacagggatgctggcccacgttgactccaatgcttcccacagttgtgtcaagttggctggatgtcctttgggtggtggaccattcttag